The sequence below is a genomic window from Polaribacter vadi.
ATACGAAAGAAGACTTTACTTTTGCGTATTAAAATAACGAACTTTTAATTTAAAAATTTGATAATGAAACGATTAAAAATAGCTGTGATAGCTTTATTTGCGTTTGTAGCGGTTAGCAACGTAAACGCACAGGATGAAAACAACCCTTGGGCTGTTAGTTTTGGAGTAAATATTATAGATTTCTACGGAAGTGATGATTTTAGCGATCAAGTTAAAGACTTACTTGGAAATAGTGATTGGAATTTTTTACCATCTATATCTAGGATAACTGGAGAGAAGTATTTGGATAAAGGGTTTACTTTACAGTTAGCTGGATCTTTGAGTAAGATTGAAACACTTAGAAGTAAAGATGACTCGGATTTTATGTATTACAATATTGGAGCTAATGTTAAGTATGATGTGAATAATTTAATTGGAGAAACTGGTTGGTTTGATCCTTTTGTGTATTTAGGTGGTGCTTATGCATCTGCAGATTCTCAAGGCGAAGGAATGCTAAATGTTGGTATGGGTTTTAACACTTGGTTTAATGATAATTTAGGTTTAAGTTTTCAAACAGGTACTTTAAAAGGTTTTTCTGATAAAGTTAGAGCACACTATCAATCTACTTTAGGTTTAGTTATTAAATTTGGAGGTAAAGACACTGATGGAGATGGAGTATATGACAAGAATGATGAATGTCCAAACGAAGCTGGTTTAGTAGAGTTTAATGGATGTCCGGATGCAGATAACGACGGAATTAAGGATTCTGAAGATGCTTGTCCTTATGTAGCTGGTTTAGCAGCTATGAATGGTTGTCCTGATGCTGATGGTGATGGTGTTGCTGATAAAGATGATATGTGTCCTAGTGAAAAAGGAACAAAAGCGAACAAAGGTTGTCCAGATTCAGATGGAGATGGAGTTGTAGATAAAGACGATAAATGTCCTTCTACTTCAGGTCCAGCTGCAAACAATGGATGTCCTTGGCCAGATACTGATGGAGATGGAGTTTTAGATAAAGATGATAAATGTATCAACGAAGCTGGTCCAGCATCTAATTCAGGATGTCCAGAACTAACATCTGCTGATACCTTAGCAATGTTATCAGAATACACAAAAGGTATTTTATTTGATTTTGATAGAGCCGTAATTAAAGATGCTGCTGCTAAAAAATTAGATATGGTATATGATTTAATTAATTCTACAGAAAACATTATATATGTTATTGAAGGTTATACAGATAGTGTTGGAACAACTGGTTATAACAAATATTTATCTGAAAGAAGAGCAGAGTCTGTAAAAACTTATTTAGTTAAAAAAGGTATGGCTGCTAGCAAATTAGAAACAGTTGGTTTTGGAGAGACTAATCCTACAGCAACTAATGCTACTGCTGATGGAAGAGCTAAAAATAGAAGAGTAGTTATAAAATTAAACGAATAGTTTTAACTACCTGTAAATTATTAAAAACTCTGCTCAATTTGAGCAGAGTTTTTTTTGTAAAGAATGTTTTTTAAATCCAATCTAAAAAAGTAACTTTGCACCTTCAAAATAAGAGTGTTATTTCCTATTATTAACAATAATTTAATTAGATACAAAATGTCTACAACCACAGGTAAAGTTTCTCAAATAATTGGGCCAGTTATTGATGTTGAATTCAATACTGAAAATAATGAACTTCCTAAAATTTATGATTCTTTAGAGATAAAAAAAGCAGATGGTTCAATTTTAGTTTTAGAAGTACAACAACACATTGGTGAAGATACTGTTAGAACTATTTCTATGGATGCAACTGATGGATTAAGTAGAGGAACAGAAGTTTACGCTACAGGAAGTCCAATTCAAATGCCAATAGGAAATGATATTTATGGACGTCTATTTAATGTTACTGGAGATGCCATTGATGGTCTTGGAAATTTAAAAAAAGAAGGTAAAGATGGTTTGCCAATTCATAGATCAGCACCTAAGTTTGAAGACTTATCAGTATCTACAGAAGTATTATTTACTGGGATTAAAGTAATCGATCTAATTGAACCTTACGCAAAAGGAGGTAAAATTGGTTTATTTGGTGGAGCAGGAGTTGGAAAAACAGTTCTAATTCAAGAATTGATTAACAACATCGCAAAAGGTCATGGAGGTTTATCTGTTTTTGCTGGAGTTGGAGAAAGAACTCGTGAAGGAAATGATTTACTTCGTGAAATGTTAGAGTCTGGAATTATCAAATATGGTGATGACTTTATGCATTCTATGGAAGAAGGAGGATGGGATTTATCTAAAGTTGATAAGCCTGGAATGAGAGCATCTAAAGCAACATTTGTTTTTGGACAAATGAATGAGCCACCTGGAGCACGTGCAAGAGTTGCATTATCTGGTTTAACTATTGCTGAGTATTTTAGAGATGGAGCTGGAGAAGCACAAGGAAAAGATGTACTTTTCTTTGTGGATAATATTTTTAGATTTACACAAGCAGGTTCAGAGGTATCTGCACTTTTAGGACGTATGCCATCTGCAGTAGGTTATCAACCAACCCTAGCTACAGAAATGGGTGCAATGCAAGAACGTATTACATCAACTAAAAAAGGTTCTATTACATCTGTACAAGCAGTTTATGTACCTGCAGATGATTTAACAGATCCTGCACCAGCAACAACGTTTGCGCATTTAGATGCAACAACAGTTTTATCTCGTAAAATTGCAGAATTAGGTATTTATCCTGCAGTAGATCCTTTAGATTCTACTTCAAGAATTTTATCTGCTGAAATTTTAGGTGCAGAACATTACAATACTGCAACTGCTGTAAAAGAAATTTTACAACGTTATAAAGAATTACAAGATATTATTGCTATTTTAGGGATGGAAGAATTATCTGAAGAAGATAAATTAGTAGTTCATAGAGCAAGACGTGTACAACGTTTCTTATCTCAACCTTTCCATGTTGCTGAACAATTTACTGGTATACCAGGTGTTTTAGTAGATATTAAAGATACTATTAAAGGCTTTAATATGATTATGGATGGTGAGTTAGATAAATATCCTGAAGCAGCATTTAACTTAAGAGGATCAATTCAAGATGCAATTGATGCTGGTGAAAAAATGTTAGCAGAAGCTTAAAATTTGTATATAGTTTGCAGTTTCAGTTTTTGTCTGATTCTTAAAACTACATATTAAAAACTATAAAAAATATGTTTTTAGAAATTGTAACACCAGAGGCTATTTTGTTCTCATCTGAAGTGGATTCTATTACAGTTCCAGGAGTTGATGGAGATTTTCAAATGTTGAACAATCATGCACCAATTATTTCTATTTTAAGAGAAGGAGTTGTTAAAGTTCATGTTCATTCTCAACAACATTTTGAGTTAGATGATTTACATGGTAAATTAATTCCTCATATTGATGACGATAATGTTTTAACATTAGAGATAAATTCAGGAACATTAGAATTAAAGGATAACAAAGCTATTATATTAGCTGATTGATATATCAAAAAGTTTTAAAATAAAAAATCTCAAAACAGTTATATGTTTTGAGATTTTTTATTTTAAATCATTTTTTGTTCAATTTTAATATAAACTAAAAAAACACCTTTAAATATAAAGATGTTTTTTAGCAATTTTCCCTTTCGAGATTTTCCTTTTTTCTTATTTCAAAGATGCAACTGTTTCTTCATATAATTACAAGTATAAAACCCTAAAAGTAAAGGGGAAAAACACCCTTTTCTACGTATAGGTTTATGAATTAGTTAATTATATTGTACTTTAGTCTTTATAAAATTAAATGTTTGTAAAATGAAACTACAATTAACTAAATTATTTTCTTTATTAACAATACTATTATTTGCTTATTCATGTAAAACTGAATGTAACCACACAGATGATGGAAATGAATCTTGTTACCCTAATAATGAAAAACCATCTCAGGTAATCACTTATAACGATATGGCTGATATGATGGATGCTTATGATAATGGTGCAAAAAAAGAGTTGAATAAATATATTAATAAGAAATCTAAAGGAAAAGACTCTATATCAACAGAATATAATTGGTATAATATTGATGATTTAAAACAATATATA
It includes:
- a CDS encoding FoF1 ATP synthase subunit delta/epsilon, whose amino-acid sequence is MFLEIVTPEAILFSSEVDSITVPGVDGDFQMLNNHAPIISILREGVVKVHVHSQQHFELDDLHGKLIPHIDDDNVLTLEINSGTLELKDNKAIILAD
- the atpD gene encoding F0F1 ATP synthase subunit beta — its product is MSTTTGKVSQIIGPVIDVEFNTENNELPKIYDSLEIKKADGSILVLEVQQHIGEDTVRTISMDATDGLSRGTEVYATGSPIQMPIGNDIYGRLFNVTGDAIDGLGNLKKEGKDGLPIHRSAPKFEDLSVSTEVLFTGIKVIDLIEPYAKGGKIGLFGGAGVGKTVLIQELINNIAKGHGGLSVFAGVGERTREGNDLLREMLESGIIKYGDDFMHSMEEGGWDLSKVDKPGMRASKATFVFGQMNEPPGARARVALSGLTIAEYFRDGAGEAQGKDVLFFVDNIFRFTQAGSEVSALLGRMPSAVGYQPTLATEMGAMQERITSTKKGSITSVQAVYVPADDLTDPAPATTFAHLDATTVLSRKIAELGIYPAVDPLDSTSRILSAEILGAEHYNTATAVKEILQRYKELQDIIAILGMEELSEEDKLVVHRARRVQRFLSQPFHVAEQFTGIPGVLVDIKDTIKGFNMIMDGELDKYPEAAFNLRGSIQDAIDAGEKMLAEA
- a CDS encoding OmpA family protein, with protein sequence MKRLKIAVIALFAFVAVSNVNAQDENNPWAVSFGVNIIDFYGSDDFSDQVKDLLGNSDWNFLPSISRITGEKYLDKGFTLQLAGSLSKIETLRSKDDSDFMYYNIGANVKYDVNNLIGETGWFDPFVYLGGAYASADSQGEGMLNVGMGFNTWFNDNLGLSFQTGTLKGFSDKVRAHYQSTLGLVIKFGGKDTDGDGVYDKNDECPNEAGLVEFNGCPDADNDGIKDSEDACPYVAGLAAMNGCPDADGDGVADKDDMCPSEKGTKANKGCPDSDGDGVVDKDDKCPSTSGPAANNGCPWPDTDGDGVLDKDDKCINEAGPASNSGCPELTSADTLAMLSEYTKGILFDFDRAVIKDAAAKKLDMVYDLINSTENIIYVIEGYTDSVGTTGYNKYLSERRAESVKTYLVKKGMAASKLETVGFGETNPTATNATADGRAKNRRVVIKLNE